The genomic DNA GATTCACGATTCAGagctataaatttgagtcatgaactcaaattgagtttttaatttcaaacttagatatcaagtcaaatttgagttgtttttaattttgactcaataagcttgaattgaatttgagttaaggGGTGTTTGACTTTGGGTCGATTCATATCCACCCTTACTCAATACTATACCAAACTTGAACTCgattaatttaaaacttatcgagtttaaattagatttgagTCTAACTTCTCAAATCAAATCGAACTTATATAAGCTTAAGCTCAAGTTTCGATTGAATCTAGCCTATTTCATAGCGAAGAGTAAAGCAACATACATTTCTCTGTTCTTATCTCCCCAATTGTACCATCCTCTAGGAGTGATGATTTTGTCCATGTAAGTATAAGAAAACACCACTCTAGAGAAACTGCCCCATGCCCTACCCAAGTAGAGGGCACCTGACCCTGTAACCTTGCAATTCACAAACGAGAAACCAGTTTCCTCAAGCAAGCTCTCCCTCTTTTGGGCTGTCAAAGCTCCATAGCTGTTGGTTTTGGCATGTAAATGGCAGTCTTTATAGTAGGAACGGCCGTTCCCGAATACAAAATCCACCGATCCTTCAATGTAACATTTCCTAAAATAATGCCTCCCCAAGTGATCATAAAGTGTGTCCTGTGCCCCAATAAAATTGCAGCTTATAAACGCTGCTCTGTCTGCCGAGATTCTCAGTGCCACTGCTTGCTTCCCCAGAGCTCCTGATGGTGGCGATGGCGCCTTGTTCTGTTAACAACATCACAATTTTGTCACAAAACCAGGAGAAATAAAAGGGGGAAGATGAAAATATTGGTAACCTTGAAGGTGATGTTCTTGGCAATGAAGTAAGGAGAGTTAACAGCAAATGTTGCAGAAGCAAAGGTGCCCAGTGGGCGGCCACCCCGTCCCCTTCCATCTGCTGTGTCGTTCCACTCTATCACTGTCCTCTCTGCTCCACCGCCCACTAGGGTAATGTATGCCATGGTTGCAGGAACCTCAACCTTCTCCCTAATCAAATTaccaaaactgaaaatttaactAACCAAGCATGATATTTTCGATTTTTCAAAAGAACTGACAAACTCATTTATCACCTGTAAATTCCTGAACTGATATAGATGACAACCCGGCAGAGATTCACAACGGGAAGCGAATTGATGGCTTTTTGAACTGTAACAAAATCTCCAAGTCTGGggtttttgttaactttaatgaTTCTACAAGGCTTGAACTTGTTCTTTCCTTTCTGAAACACAGGTTGCTTCATGGAGGCTTGCTGTGTAACCCACTTCATGTATGCATTTTCAACAGCAATGAACTCATTAGACATGTTTGAGGCAGCCCAAGAATTTGCTCTTTCCAGCAATGAAACCAACAAGAGTAGCTTCAAAAACATTGTAGAAGAAAGacagggagagagagagagagagagcaagagAAATATGAGGTTTGAAGTAATACTAGCAGGTAAGGTTAAAAGGGTTTGCAGTGagaagttcaaaaataaaaaagtaggGAGTGGCAGAGGAATCTGGCTTGGTGTGGCTTTATCTGTATTGGCTATTACTATCATTTCCATTAGACCAAGCAGCGAGTTTCAGTCCAGGAATGGCGTTTCTGCTTGGCTCTCTTGCTGTACTTAGAATTGTTTCTAttgttaagtaataaaattGTGGTTTGGCAGCTGTTCTGCACCTGTAATGATCATTCATAAGGAATTTCCGTGATTGAACTTCGTCCCCAGTTACTGTTGACTGTGCGGCAACATAAATTTATTGCCGAGACTTGAAAATAAACA from Mangifera indica cultivar Alphonso chromosome 16, CATAS_Mindica_2.1, whole genome shotgun sequence includes the following:
- the LOC123198684 gene encoding probable pectinesterase 53, coding for MEMIVIANTDKATPSQIPLPLPTFLFLNFSLQTLLTLPASITSNLIFLLLSLSLSPCLSSTMFLKLLLLVSLLERANSWAASNMSNEFIAVENAYMKWVTQQASMKQPVFQKGKNKFKPCRIIKVNKNPRLGDFVTVQKAINSLPVVNLCRVVIYISSGIYREKVEVPATMAYITLVGGGAERTVIEWNDTADGRGRGGRPLGTFASATFAVNSPYFIAKNITFKNKAPSPPSGALGKQAVALRISADRAAFISCNFIGAQDTLYDHLGRHYFRKCYIEGSVDFVFGNGRSYYKDCHLHAKTNSYGALTAQKRESLLEETGFSFVNCKVTGSGALYLGRAWGSFSRVVFSYTYMDKIITPRGWYNWGDKNREMTVFFGQYKCSGPGADYGGRVTWSRELTQQEAQPFISIDFIDGLEWIPI